One region of Hevea brasiliensis isolate MT/VB/25A 57/8 unplaced genomic scaffold, ASM3005281v1 Scaf536, whole genome shotgun sequence genomic DNA includes:
- the LOC110654708 gene encoding basic leucine zipper 1-like has translation MLSTEKKSSNSEVDASNATIDEKKRKRMISKRESARLSRIRRQKKMEDLINEKAELERKLHENNENYTAKWHFLFALESENKVLGTEEMGLKQYLKYLHQILVNYKETESNNYPEV, from the coding sequence ATGCTGTCCACTGAAAAGAAAAGCTCAAACTCAGAAGTTGATGCTTCAAATGCAACCATCGATgagaagaagaggaaaagaatgatatcGAAGCGAGAATCTGCAAGGCTATCACGGATAAGGAGGCAAAAGAAGATGGAGGACCTGATCAATGAGAAAGCTGAGTTAGAAAGAAAGCTGCATGAAAATAATGAGAATTATACTGCTAAATGGCATTTTCTTTTTGCTCTTGAATCTGAGAATAAAGTTCTGGGAACTGAAGAGATGGGATTGAAACAGTATTTGAAGTACTTGCACCAGATTCTTGTCAACTATAAAGAAACTGAGTCCAACAATTATCCTGAAGTTTGA